The Cellulomonas sp. P24 genome contains a region encoding:
- the nuoN gene encoding NADH-quinone oxidoreductase subunit NuoN, which produces MTGTFTAPHVDWAQLSPVIFVLGAAVIGVLVEAFVPARLRRPVQLSLSLVALVGALIATVLLWHGVRTTGGTVVLGGSMILDGPALVIQGAVAALALLSLLVIADRTNGEDAFSPQAAGVPGSDYEELARRKGLIQTEVFPLVLFATGGMMIFPAAGDLLTLFVALEVLSLPLYLLTGLARRRRLLSQEASMKYFLLGAYASAFFLFGTALLYGFAGSIRLSDIATAIGTVTGMDPLLYAGAALVLVGLFFKVGAVPFHSWTPDVYQGAPTPITGFMAACTKIAAFGAMLRIVYVVLPGLVWDLRPALWGVAILTMVVGTVIALVQTDVKRILAYSSIAHAGFVLTGVVSLDQKGISGVLFYLLAYGAATVGGFAVVTLVREKAAAPVLVGAAGDSGAGETESVLGEATHVSQWAGLGRRHPWIAGTFSLFLLSFAGIPLTAGFIGKFTVFSAAVSGGAAPLAVVGVLVSAASVFFYVRIIVLMYFTDDVEASAAAGTTVVKGRLTGVVIGVCAALTVLLGVFPSPVLELVQQAAKFIS; this is translated from the coding sequence GTGACCGGGACCTTCACCGCCCCGCACGTCGACTGGGCGCAGCTGTCGCCGGTCATCTTCGTGCTCGGTGCCGCCGTGATCGGCGTTCTCGTCGAGGCGTTCGTCCCGGCGCGGCTGCGCCGGCCCGTGCAGCTCTCGCTCTCGCTGGTCGCACTGGTCGGCGCCCTGATCGCCACCGTCCTCCTGTGGCACGGTGTGCGGACGACGGGCGGCACGGTCGTCCTCGGCGGCTCGATGATCCTCGACGGACCGGCCCTCGTGATCCAGGGGGCGGTCGCCGCGCTCGCGCTGCTGTCGCTGCTCGTCATCGCCGACCGCACCAACGGCGAGGACGCGTTCTCCCCGCAGGCCGCAGGCGTCCCCGGTTCCGACTACGAGGAGCTGGCGCGGCGCAAGGGGCTCATCCAGACCGAGGTCTTCCCCCTGGTGCTCTTCGCCACCGGCGGCATGATGATCTTCCCCGCGGCGGGTGACCTGCTCACGCTGTTCGTCGCGCTCGAGGTCCTGTCGCTCCCGCTCTACCTGCTGACCGGGTTGGCGCGTCGGCGTCGTCTGCTGTCGCAGGAGGCGTCGATGAAGTACTTCCTGCTCGGGGCGTACGCGTCGGCGTTCTTCCTGTTCGGCACCGCCCTGCTGTACGGGTTCGCCGGGTCGATCCGGCTGTCGGACATCGCGACGGCGATCGGGACCGTCACCGGCATGGACCCTCTGCTCTATGCCGGTGCCGCCCTCGTCCTCGTCGGGCTGTTCTTCAAGGTCGGCGCCGTGCCGTTCCACTCCTGGACCCCCGACGTGTACCAGGGCGCGCCGACGCCCATCACGGGCTTCATGGCTGCGTGCACCAAGATCGCGGCGTTCGGGGCGATGCTCCGCATCGTGTACGTCGTGCTGCCCGGCCTGGTCTGGGACCTGCGGCCGGCCCTGTGGGGCGTCGCGATCCTCACGATGGTCGTCGGAACCGTGATCGCCCTCGTGCAGACGGACGTCAAGCGGATCCTGGCGTACTCGTCGATCGCGCACGCCGGGTTCGTGCTGACAGGCGTCGTGTCCCTCGACCAGAAGGGCATCTCGGGCGTGCTGTTCTACCTGCTCGCCTACGGGGCGGCGACGGTCGGCGGGTTCGCCGTCGTGACCCTCGTGCGGGAGAAGGCGGCGGCGCCGGTGCTGGTCGGTGCGGCCGGGGACTCCGGCGCCGGCGAGACCGAGTCCGTCCTCGGCGAGGCCACCCATGTCTCGCAGTGGGCCGGGCTCGGGCGGCGGCACCCGTGGATCGCCGGGACCTTCTCGCTGTTCCTGCTCTCGTTCGCGGGCATCCCGCTCACGGCCGGCTTCATCGGGAAGTTCACGGTGTTCTCGGCGGCGGTGTCCGGTGGTGCGGCCCCGCTGGCGGTCGTCGGTGTGCTCGTCTCGGCGGCATCGGTGTTCTTCTACGTGCGGATCATCGTGCTGATGTACTTCACGGACGACGTGGAGGCCTCGGCCGCGGCCGGGACGACGGTGGTCAAGGGCCGCCTCACCGGGGTCGTCATCGGGGTCTGCGCGGCGCTCACCGTGCTGCTCGGTGTGTTCCCGTCGCCGGTGCTCGAGCTGGTGCAGCAGGCGGCGAAGTTCATCTCGTGA